A stretch of Aerococcaceae bacterium zg-252 DNA encodes these proteins:
- a CDS encoding cysteine hydrolase produces the protein MKKALIHIDYTNDFVADDGALTCGKPGQDIHQYILDITKQFVENGDMVAFTIDLHQQNDPYHPETKLFPPHNIQGTKGRLLYGELESYYQSIKSYNHVFYFDKTRYSAFSGTDLTLRLRERGIEELHLVGVCTDICVLHTAIDAYNQHFKLVIHEKGVASFNASGHQWALSHFKDSLGATIV, from the coding sequence ATGAAAAAAGCATTGATTCACATTGATTATACAAATGATTTCGTTGCAGATGACGGTGCCTTAACTTGTGGTAAACCAGGGCAGGACATTCATCAATATATTCTTGATATAACCAAACAATTCGTGGAAAATGGTGATATGGTCGCTTTCACCATTGATTTACATCAACAAAATGACCCCTATCACCCAGAAACTAAACTATTCCCACCACATAATATTCAAGGAACAAAAGGACGTCTACTCTATGGTGAATTAGAATCCTATTATCAATCGATTAAATCCTATAATCATGTCTTTTATTTCGATAAAACACGCTATTCTGCATTTTCTGGAACTGATTTAACACTACGTCTGCGTGAACGTGGCATTGAAGAATTACACTTAGTAGGAGTGTGTACGGATATTTGTGTTCTACACACTGCCATTGATGCATACAATCAACATTTCAAACTAGTCATTCACGAAAAAGGTGTAGCCAGTTTCAATGCTAGTGGTCATCAATGGGCACTGTCCCACTTTAAAGATTCACTTGGTGCAACCATTGTTTAA